The genomic DNA ACCTGTTGGAAAGTCACGAAAAACAACGTCACAAAATCACAATACTTTCCAACCATTGATGATCTGCAAGAATCCCTTGAGAACTTTTGGAAAAAACATATTTTTATGCAGAACTTCATGCGTTACTTATGTCGTTAACTAGATAGGCGGGAAGAAAACTATGTAGTGAATAGATCCACTATCCCCTTTTCCACTTCTTTTATTTTTGATTCCTTAAGGGAACCAATCTTGTATAGAATGATTGATTTATCGGCAGTAAATAGCTTATTTGGCCTTATCATGCTTGTTAAATTTAAGCTGCCTTTTTTGAAATCGCTGCTTATCAGAGTGATAGAATAACTGTCAACCCTTGATTCGCTTGTTATTTGGCAGAGAACTATGTCGTCTCCTTCCAAGATAGCTGCTACCAAAGCAGGCCTCTTTTTTGACTTGCTTAAATCTGAAAAAGGAAAAGGCAAAACTATTACCTCCCCTTTCACAAATTCTTCCATGCTTCTTCGTCCTCTCTGCTATTCCAATCTTTAGCTAAGGATTTTTCACTAGCAATTGCAGTTGCCATTTTTTCGCTTACTTGCCCCAATGGCCTTAATTCTACACGGTCTTTAAAGGTTAGAATGGCTATCTTGGACCCTGTTTTGAATCCTTCAATCTTCCGTATCTCTTTTGGGATAGCTATCTGCCCCTTTTCAGTTATTTTAGCTGTTTTAATTTCAAGTAATGGCATTTTTATCACCTTCTT from Candidatus Nanoarchaeia archaeon includes the following:
- a CDS encoding type II toxin-antitoxin system PemK/MazF family toxin → MEEFVKGEVIVLPFPFSDLSKSKKRPALVAAILEGDDIVLCQITSESRVDSYSITLISSDFKKGSLNLTSMIRPNKLFTADKSIILYKIGSLKESKIKEVEKGIVDLFTT
- a CDS encoding AbrB/MazE/SpoVT family DNA-binding domain-containing protein — its product is MPLLEIKTAKITEKGQIAIPKEIRKIEGFKTGSKIAILTFKDRVELRPLGQVSEKMATAIASEKSLAKDWNSREDEEAWKNL